A single region of the Latilactobacillus curvatus JCM 1096 = DSM 20019 genome encodes:
- the yjeM gene encoding glutamate/gamma-aminobutyrate family transporter YjeM → MAEKKKTNKLTLGALILMVFTSVFGFTNIPRAFYLMGYASIFWYVLAAVTFFIPYAFMLGEMGAAFGEAKGGIYSWMEKSVNAKFAFVGTFMWFASYIIWMVNVGNGIWIPLSNAFFGVDKTQEWSIFGLTNGVQTLGILAIIWIIVITFVTSKGLDKIKRITSIGGSAITLINVILFLGGLLILVLNKGVMAQPVTTHAFFQSPNQSYTSMIQVFSFVVFAIFAYGGLEVVGGLVDETENAKVNFPKGLAISAVVIVVGYAVGIFMMGTFTNWNFVFTNGGGFAKATGSNATVTLGNVAYIAMNNMGYQLGLAMHLSEHAAIQVGIWLSRYMGLSMFLALSGAFFTIIFSPLKTIIEGTPAAFWPKSFTKKNSNNMPVNAMKVQAAIVIVIIAFVAFGGKSAAKFFDILTAMTNVSMTLPYMFVAYSYFGFKKDESIEKPFTIYKGKTFYKFCVCMVMFTVGFANVFTIIQPAIDGNLSQTIWSVAGPIFFTIVALYMFNRYEKKTNLK, encoded by the coding sequence GTGGCAGAAAAGAAGAAGACGAATAAGTTAACGCTTGGTGCGCTTATTCTAATGGTCTTTACGTCAGTCTTTGGATTTACGAATATCCCACGTGCGTTCTACTTGATGGGATATGCATCAATTTTTTGGTATGTTTTAGCAGCTGTTACCTTCTTTATTCCTTATGCATTTATGCTCGGAGAAATGGGAGCGGCCTTTGGTGAAGCAAAGGGGGGGATTTACTCTTGGATGGAGAAATCCGTTAACGCTAAATTTGCCTTTGTCGGCACATTTATGTGGTTTGCTTCATACATTATCTGGATGGTTAACGTCGGGAACGGGATTTGGATTCCATTATCAAACGCCTTTTTCGGGGTTGATAAAACACAAGAATGGTCAATCTTTGGTTTGACAAATGGTGTGCAAACATTAGGAATTTTAGCTATTATTTGGATCATTGTCATTACCTTTGTCACATCAAAAGGCCTTGATAAAATCAAGAGAATCACCAGTATTGGTGGTTCAGCCATTACGTTAATCAACGTGATTTTATTCTTGGGTGGTTTGTTAATCCTTGTTTTAAATAAAGGGGTAATGGCACAACCTGTTACAACCCATGCATTCTTCCAATCACCAAATCAAAGCTATACATCGATGATTCAAGTCTTCAGTTTCGTTGTATTTGCGATCTTCGCTTATGGTGGTCTTGAAGTTGTTGGTGGATTAGTAGATGAAACTGAAAACGCTAAGGTTAACTTTCCAAAAGGGTTAGCTATTTCTGCTGTCGTGATTGTTGTCGGCTATGCTGTTGGGATCTTTATGATGGGGACTTTCACTAACTGGAACTTCGTCTTTACCAATGGTGGTGGCTTCGCCAAAGCAACCGGTTCAAACGCAACCGTTACTTTGGGGAACGTTGCTTATATTGCCATGAACAACATGGGTTACCAATTAGGGTTAGCAATGCACTTAAGTGAACATGCTGCTATTCAAGTTGGGATTTGGCTCAGTCGTTACATGGGGCTTTCAATGTTCTTAGCACTTAGTGGGGCTTTCTTTACAATTATTTTCTCACCATTAAAAACAATTATCGAAGGGACACCTGCTGCCTTTTGGCCTAAGTCATTTACTAAGAAAAATAGTAATAATATGCCGGTCAATGCAATGAAGGTCCAAGCTGCAATTGTAATTGTGATTATTGCCTTCGTTGCTTTTGGTGGTAAGAGTGCTGCTAAGTTCTTCGATATCTTAACAGCGATGACAAACGTTTCAATGACATTGCCATACATGTTTGTGGCATACTCATACTTTGGCTTTAAAAAGGATGAAAGTATCGAAAAACCATTTACAATTTATAAAGGGAAGACCTTCTATAAATTCTGTGTCTGCATGGTCATGTTCACAGTTGGTTTTGCGAACGTCTTTACGATTATTCAACCAGCAATTGATGGTAATTTAAGTCAAACAATCTGGTCAGTTGCTGGCCCTATCTTCTTCACAATTGTTGCATTATATATGTTTAACCGTTATGAAAAGAAAACAAATTTAAAATAA